Genomic DNA from Desulfonema ishimotonii:
GGCGGCTCGGCAATGACCATACATTTGCCGCAGACCCCTTTCCCCCCGCAGTCGGAACGGACAGGAAGGTTACGCCGTGCCCCCACATCGGCAATCAGCGATCCGTTTTCAGCTTCCACAGACAGGCCCGTCGGCTCGAATCTGATCCAATATTTCTCTGACATGTCTCTTCCTCATCTCCTGGGACATTCGGACTTTCCGGAGACCGGATGTCTCAGGATATGAAACATAAATGTAAGCACCCGGCCGGATGTTGCCCGGATACCGTATGAATTTAAAGATGCAGCGCATCCTCCCAATACAGATGATCGGAAAATTTTTTACAGGCAGTCCCTCTGAAACACAAGGGATAAATCCGAAAATGATGAAAAATGTCACAAACCCGCCGGGAACCCCTTCGAAGCTGTTTTAAAAATAATCGGAGGCGTAATCTTTTGGGATCTTATCCGATGTCAGCCCCTGTTTTTTCACATTTAAGCGGACAATCTCCCCCTTCTGACACACCGGATTCCATCCTCAGAAAACAGGGTTGGTATTTTTAAACCCGCTTCTTAAAAACCCGGAACCGTCGGTTCAGGGGCCATCATATGGCACCGGGAAAATGACAGGCATCTGCGGGCCGGACGGTGGGGCAGGGCTTCTCCTGTTCCTCATTGGCCTTCAACTGGCCGCAGGCCGCAGAAATATCGAGCCCCTTGCTATAGCGGATAACTGCTGTATAATTATGATTATGGAGAATTTCCTGAAACCGCAGGATCGTCGGCTCATCCGACCGCCTGAAATCACTGCCTGCGTGTTCATTGAAAGCGATGAGGTTTATCTTGCATCTGATCCCCTGAAGCAATTTTGCCAGACGCCCGGCATCCCGGGGAGAATCATTCACCCCTTTGATCAGAATATACTCAAATGTAATCCTGCGGCGGGGCCTCAGCGGATAATTCCGGCAGACCTCAAGCAGCTTTTCCAGAGGATATTTCCGATTTATGGGCATAAGCTGATCACGGGTCTTGTTATCTGTCGCATTTAATGATATTGCAAGGTTAACGTCTGTATCATACCCCAGCTTTTCAAGCTGCGGAACCAGTCCGGCGGTGGATAGCGTAATTCGCCGTGGGGAAAATTTAAGACCGTAATCACTGTCCGTAATCACATGAACCGCACGAATCACATTCTTATAATTGGCCAGCGGCTCCCCCATGCCCATGAACACGATATTAGAGAGCCGGCGGGTGTCATCTGCCGGGATTTCGCGGACCGCATCCCGGACCTGGGCGACAATTTCGCCGGTCGAGAGGTGGCGGACAAAACCGCCCGTTGCGGTGAGACAGAAGGCGCATCCCTGGGCACATCCGACCTGGCTGGAGATGCAGAGGGT
This window encodes:
- the rlmN gene encoding 23S rRNA (adenine(2503)-C(2))-methyltransferase RlmN, whose protein sequence is MKNMQDKTDIKELSQDQLVEWLKSRKMAPYRARQIFKWIYMRQADSFEAMTDLSNALRLLLVENFTLSRLKKRRIETSSDGSKKYLFCLTDGSLVESVLIPEKDHYTLCISSQVGCAQGCAFCLTATGGFVRHLSTGEIVAQVRDAVREIPADDTRRLSNIVFMGMGEPLANYKNVIRAVHVITDSDYGLKFSPRRITLSTAGLVPQLEKLGYDTDVNLAISLNATDNKTRDQLMPINRKYPLEKLLEVCRNYPLRPRRRITFEYILIKGVNDSPRDAGRLAKLLQGIRCKINLIAFNEHAGSDFRRSDEPTILRFQEILHNHNYTAVIRYSKGLDISAACGQLKANEEQEKPCPTVRPADACHFPGAI